A genomic stretch from Lathyrus oleraceus cultivar Zhongwan6 chromosome 2, CAAS_Psat_ZW6_1.0, whole genome shotgun sequence includes:
- the LOC127122575 gene encoding ribonuclease H2 subunit A: protein MGSEAMVPEWASEPCIMGIDEAGRGPVLGPMVYGCLYCPLSYKKTLATLSFADSKTLKEEKREELFEALKGNDSIGWAVDVIDPKELSAKMLKKNKINLNEISHDSAMGLVDRVLKIGVLLTEVYIDTVGDPGKYEAKMSKNFPSIKFVVAKKADSLYPVVSGASIAAKVTRDRAVRDWVLDETADNIHRNFGSGYPADPATKSWLENHKHSIFGFPTLVRFSWGTCSTYFKSGK, encoded by the exons ATGGGATCCGAAGCTATGGTTCCAGAATGGGCATCGGAGCCTTGCATAATGGGAATCGACGAAGCCGGAAGAGGTCCCGTTCTTGGTCCTATGGTCTATGGCTGTTTATACTGTCCTCTCTCCTATAAGAAAACCCTAGCTACTTTGAGTTTCGCCG ATTCTAAGACTCTGAAGGAAGAGAAGAGGGAGGAATTATTTGAAGCTTTGAAAGGCAACGATTCTATTGGATGGGCTGTTGATGTCATTGATCCAAAGGAACTCTCTGCTAAAATGCTCAAGAA GAATAAGATAAACTTGAATGAGATATCACATGACTCTGCTATGGGCCTCGTTGATAGGGTCCTCAAAATCGGAGTGCTTCTAACCGAG GTTTATATTGATACGGTCGGAGATCCAGGGAAATATGAGGCAAAAATGTCTAAAAATTTCCCATCTATCAAATTTGTGGTTGCTAAGAAAGCTGATAGTCTTTATCCTGTTGTCAGTGGTGCAAGTATAGCTGCAAAG GTTACGAGGGACCGAGCTGTAAGAGATTGGGTGCTCGATGAGACTGCTGATAATATACACAGGAACTTTGGTTCTGGATATCCTGCAG ATCCCGCAACCAAGTCTTGGCTAGAAAATCACAAACATTCTATCTTCGGTTTTCCAACATTGGTTCGGTTTAGTTGGGGAACTTGCAGCACTTATTTTAAAAGTGGTAAATAG